The Elephas maximus indicus isolate mEleMax1 chromosome 19, mEleMax1 primary haplotype, whole genome shotgun sequence genome contains a region encoding:
- the PCTP gene encoding phosphatidylcholine transfer protein isoform X2, giving the protein MDLDYRKQWDQNVCELYEKRCNGETVVYWEVNYPFPMSNRDYVYIRQQKELEVEGQKVYVILAQSTSMPQLPEKSGVIRVKQYEQSLAIKSDGKKGSKVFMYYFDNPGGLIPSWIINWAAESGIPSFLSGLVQACHRYPKKT; this is encoded by the exons ATGGACTTAGACTACAGAAAACAGTGGGACCAGAATGTTTGTG AACTCTATGAAAAAAGATGCAATGGAGAGACCGTGGTCTACTGGGAAGTGAACTACCCTTTTCCCATGTCCAACAGAGAT TATGTCTACATCCGGCAGcaaaaagagctggaggtggaagggCAGAAGGTCTATGTGATCCTGGCCCAGAGCACTTCCATGCCTCAGCTTCCTGAGAAATCGGGTGTGATCCGGGTGAAGCAGTACGAGCAGAGCCTGGCGATTAAGAGCGATGGCAAGAAGGGGAGCAAAG TTTTCATGTATTACTTTGATAACCCGGGTGGCCTAATTCCGTCCTGGATCATCAACTGGGCTGCCGAG AGTGGAATTCCTAGCTTCCTGAGTGGCTTAGTGCAAGCTTGTCACAGATACCCCAAGAAAACCtaa